One window of Biomphalaria glabrata chromosome 6, xgBioGlab47.1, whole genome shotgun sequence genomic DNA carries:
- the LOC106066814 gene encoding uncharacterized protein LOC106066814, protein MVDKYSKSFQKCLLANTLRRNSLIRKTNAIEIERKLVCNMMDREKRLFKEHVKNMQIEQARTCACKTAKERTLCAAAATRGLATSGVVDSIDPYPVTFPRKGAPKKSQHQRCASIEGKKHFNIGCENGNRGIKTPNKSCYGNANEVSFQSHHGLVSSSWTLTRAQETAEDNLWVGDPEAIHSVRRARKSVAQQDMERLRRMREHLNI, encoded by the exons atggtGGATAAGTACTCCAAAAGTTTCCAAAAATGCTTACTGGCCAACACTCTCAGAAGAAATTCGTTGATCAGAAAAACCAATGCCATAGAGATTGAGAGAAAGCTTGTCTGCAACATGATGGACAGGGAAAAGAGACTTTTTAAAGAGCATGTTAAAAACATGCAAATAGAGCAAGCGAGAACATGTGCCTGTAAAACTGCAAAAG AGAGAACACTCTGTGCTGCTGCCGCCACCAGAGGATTAGCTACTTCCGGGGTGGTAGATTCGATTGACCCTTACCCAGTTACCTTTCCAAGAAAAGGGGCGCCTAAAAAAAGCCAGCATCAGAGGTGTGCATCTATTGAGGGAAAGAAgc ATTTCAACATCGGATGTGAAAATGGTAACCGTGGAATTAAGACTCCAAATAAATCTTGCTATGGCAATGCCAATGAAGTCAGTTTCCAATCACATCATGGATTGGTCAGTAGTTCCTGGACATTGACCCGAGCTCAGGAGACGGCAGAAGATAACCTGTGGGTTGGTGATCCGGAAGCTATTCACTCAGTGAGGAGAGCGAGGAAGTCAGTTGCCCAGCAGGACATGGAACGCCTCCGGAGAATGAGAGAACACTTAAACATTTGA